GAGAGTGTTGCAAGGTTTATAGGCATCAGTAATATAATTCACGGTGAGATTGCAGAACATGAAAGAGGGGGTGAGCATGCATTTTTAAAGGCCGGGAATGTGGAGATTCTTGTTAAAACCGTATTTTTGAAAGGTGATCCGGTCTCGGCATGCATAAGACCGGAGGAGATTACGATTCATCATAAAAGAATTGAGATGATTGCAGGGAGAAACATAATAAACGGGAATTTATCCGGGATATCGCGGCAGGGGAGACTGATTTTTGCCGATGTGGACTGCGGGTCCGGTCTTTTATTAAGCGCCCTTGTTACCTGGGAACAGTATGAGCGGCTTGATCTGAAAACCGGTGATAAGGTTATGCTCTCATTTAAACCGAGATCAGTTCATGTGATGGAAAAAACAGAGATGGCGAATATCAACTCCGTTAAATAAATATAATTAACTTAATTAACATTTTAATTACAAACAGGTATGTTTTTTTAAAATAAAGTAGGACTTAAAACTGATGAAAAAATTCTCATCTGTTATTCTGGTTTTTGCTTTAATCTGTGCGGCAGTTTTCATATGCGGCTGTACAGGTAATGGTGAAAAGGTTTCTCAGGAACAGGTTCAACCGACAGCAGCGGCTGAAAAGACTGTTTTGAAAGTATTCCATGCAGGAAGCCTTGCTGCTCCTATGGAAGAGATGGAGGCTGCGTTTGAGGCTGATTATTCTGACATTGATGTCCAGCTTTACTCCGGCGGCAGCACAAAGCTTGCAAAAGAGATTGTTGAGCTCGGAAAGCCTGCCGATGTATTTGCATCAGCGGATTACACTCTTATACCATCCCTTATGGTCCCTGACTTTGCCACATGGTATGCAACATTTGCAAAGAACAGAATGGTTCTCTGTTATTCTGACAAGAGCAAATTCGCAGACGAAGTAACTGCGGATAACTGGTACGAAGTTCTTGGCCGTGAGGGAGTTGCATGGGCATTTTCTGATCCAAATCTTGATCCGTGCGGATACCGTTCATTAATGACAATCCAGCTTGCTGAATCAAATTATAATGACGATCAGATCTTTGACAACCTGGTTGCAAAGAACAGTAAGATAACAACAACTGTAAAAGATGGTGTAACAACCATTCATGCAATTGAACAGGATCCAACTTTCCCGCTCAGTATTGATGAAAAGAGTGTAAATCTGATTACAGGGCTTTCTGCAGGTAATCTCGATTATGCATGGGAATACAGAAGTGTTGCCGAACAGAATGCCGAATCAGGCATAAGGTACATTGAACTTCCGGAAGCAGTTGATCTCTCATCAATTGACTATGAGGATACATATGCAAAAGTAGTGGTTGAAACAGCCGGCGGAATGATGACAGGAAAGCCTATTGTTTATGGTGTAACTGTGCCGACAACAGCAGATCAGCCTGAAAATGGTGAAAAGTTTGTTGAGATGCTTGTTGGAAAGACCGGTCAGGACATTATGAATAATGCAGGTCAGCCACCGATTGTTCCGGCAACAGGATTTTTGGATGTTCCTGCAGGTCTTTTGGCTTCACTTGCAGTTGCAAACTAAATCAAACTAAACTTTTTTTATTATGCTTAAAAAGTCGAATCTTCCGGATAGTTGTATCATCTCTTTTTCGCTTATCGGCGCCCTGATTGTATCTTTAACATTAATCTCATTATTGTATCTTGGAATTGCACAGGCCGGCGACATACCAAATCTCATCGCGGTTGCATCGGAGACAAAAGTAATTGACTCTGTTCTTCTTACGATGTTTGCGGGATTAAATGCCGTTATTCTTTTAATGCTGGCCGGAATTCCGCTTGCATATGTTCTTGCGAGGGTTGATTTCAGGGGTAAGGGAATTGTGGAGAGTCTTGTCGATCTTCCTGTGATGCTTCCCCACACTGTTGCGGGAATTTTGGTATATATTCTCTTTATGAGGAGGGGAATTATCGGAGGGCCGCTTGGATCGGTGGGAATAGTATTCGAAGATGCTTATCCCGGCATTGTTATGGCAATGCTGTTTGTGGCGTCGCCCTATTTTATTAACACTGTAAGGGAAGGCTTTGAAAAAGTGCCTGTTCATATGGAGAATGTTGCAAGGACACTTGGTGCAACAAGATTTACAGCATTCAGGAAAGTTGTTCTCCCGCTGAGTACAAGGCACATATTTAACGGATGTATTCTCGCCTGGGGAAGAGCTATAGGTGAGTTTGCGGCTGTAATTATGATTGCCTATTATCCGATGATAATATCAACGCTGATTTATTACAAATTTACAACGAGCGGTTTAAAAGAGAGCAGTACGGTAGCCTTTATAGTAATAGTGGTCTGCCTTGTAGTCTTTGCAGGTCTGAGATATGCTATGAAATATGTGGGGAGATATGATGATAGAGTTTGATTGTGTTTCACTAAGTCTTGGGGATTTCAGTCTGAAAGACCTGACGTTTGAAATTTCAAAAGGCGAGTATTATTTTATTTTAGGCCCTTCAGGTGCCGGAAAAACAGTGATTCTTGAGGCAATTGCCGGTCTCCACCGCCCTGATTCCGGAAAGATCTTTATAAGAGGAACTGATGTGTCTCTGGTGGCACCGGAAAAGAGAAGGATATCGCTTGTTTATCAGGATTATTCCCTATTTCCGCATATGACTGTTTATGAAAATATTGCCTTTGGCCTTTGTATGCAAAAGGCAGGTAAAGATGAGATATACGGGGCAGTATCTGAGATGATGGAAAGGCTTGGCATTTCCCATTTAAAAGACAGGTATCCTCTGACAATGAGTGGCGGGGAACAGCAGAGGGTTGCACTTGCACGTTCACTTGTTGTAAAACCCGAAATTCTCCTTTTGGATGAGCCGTTGTCTGCAATGGATCCGGGAACTCGTGAAAAATTCATGTCTGATCTTAGGAGGCTGCATGAAGATTTTGGAATTACAATTGTGCAGGTGACCCATTCCCGTGATGAGGCCTGGTCCCTTGCCAGCAGGATTGCTGTTGTATCGAACGGAAAACTTGAGCAGGAAGGAACTCTCGAAGAGGTATTCAGGAAACCTGTAAACTGCATTGTCGGAAAATTTGTTGGAATTGAAAATGTCCTGGATGGAATTGTCGTGAATAATCCGGGAGGTTTGGGCAGTATTATTGATATCCACGGAGTTAAAATCCGTTCTGCGTGTGATTTTGAGAGCGGAGAGAAAATTCATGCATATCTGCGAGGGGTTGATATCGTTTTAAGTCCTGATATGTCCGGTTCAAATGTGGAAAATTTTTTTTACGGCAGAGTTTTGAGTGTAACTCCTCACAATTCATTGTACAGGGTTTATGTTGACTGCGGATTTCATCTGTGCTCGCTTCTGACAGAAAGAGAGGTGGATGCAATGAAGATTGAGGCAGGACAAAACGTCTGTGTTTTTTTTGAGGAATCAGCAGTTCATCTGACCGGAAGAGAATCATAGGAAAAAAGGCGGCGGTTTTAATTCCGCCAGGCTTTTTATTATTCAATAGGGGATTTTTCAACAATGGAAAAAAGGCTTATAAAAATTAAAATGTTTTCATTTTTTTGTATTTTTTTATATAAGCTATCAGCATTCCCACAATAAATGCAATAGTTATCCCCAAAAAAGGAGTCAGAATGCCAATTAAAATTGTTACCAGCCATGAATCTGTTTTTGCCGCCGACTGTCCGAGAGTGAGTGCCACAAATATTAAAAGACCTGCAAAAATCCCTGTCGGAATTATCAATAGCATTGACGGAGTTGCAAAAAAGAATGCGAATCCGAGGAGAATTATCCCTGCAAAAATGTTTGAACCTCCTGTACGTGCTCCGAATCTGTACTGGGCGGCAAGACCTCCTGCACCGTGACACATTGGAAAACCTCCCAGGGGACAGGATACAATGTTCATCGCACCTATTGTCTTTGCAAGCTTATCGGGTTCGGCTTCTTTTTTGAAGAGATCAAAAGCGAGAAGAGAGGTTGCAAGTATGGCATTTGTGAGAGTTAAGGGTATCTGGGGGATTACAAGATTCCATGCGGCAAAACTGAAATCAGCAGGATTAGGAATCACCAGATACGGTAATGCAATCATCTCCGGTGTTGGAATGCCGTATGCAATAAACCCTGCCGCAATCCCGACACCCATAACTATCAGGGCTGAGACATCCGGAATTCTTGTTCTTGCAGATATTATCATAAACAAAACAACAATTACCACTGATATAACAGCAAAGGTCAGATCATTAACAACAAAATGAAATGAGGTCTTTAAAAGAAGGAGAGCAAGACCTGCCTGAACACCTCTTATAACACTCTCAGGAATAAATCTCTGTATTTTCTTCATCCCTTTCAGATATCCAAGAGTGAGGAACAAAATTCCGATTATTATTCCTGATGCAGCTATTTCAGGAGCAGACAACCCTTCTGCAATAACAACAGCACCTATTGCCTTCATCGGTTCAACAGGAATTGGCATATTGTAGTATAATCCTGTTATCGTGAACCATATGGCAAAGAAGAGAAATATTGTACTCAGGTTGACATCTGATATCAGTGCAACACCAAGAATAATCGGAAATATTGTACCGAAATCCCCGACAGAACCCGCAAGCTCATTAATACCAAACTTAATTTTTTTTGATTCCTGTGTATCTGTTTTATTCAAGTAAATCTCTCTAATATGCCAGTTTCTTCAAATAAGTAACGGACTTTTTAACTGTTTTGGGATCTTTGCATTAAAAATATTGTCCTGACTGTTTTTCACCTGAAGTAAGTTTTTTATTATATGTTGCGCTCACTCATGAAACATTCGATTTTTATCAACTTATTGTAGTTAACAAAAGGTATGTACAATCTCTATCTTTAAAACCGGGGTTTAAGAAACATTGTTCTGCATGAAGAAATTTGGTTATGTTTTTTTATCTGTTCTGTTTTTGGCAGGTTTAATTCTTGTATCGGGATGCACATCAAATGCAGCGGAAACAGGTGTTCAGGTGCCGGCTGTTACGGATAATGCTGAAAAGTCACTTGTCGTTTATTGCGGCGCCGGATTAAGAGAGCCGATGGAGAAAATTGCTGCAGCCTTTGAGGAAAAAGAAGGCATTCAGATAAAGTATACCTATGGAGGTTCTGCCCAGCTCCTGTCCCAGATGGAACTACTTCAGGGAGGGGATGTATACATGCCTGGTGCAAAGGCATATATTGATTCAGCGGCAAAAAAAGGCTTTATTGAAGAAAGCCAGGATGTCGTATATCATGTGCTGACAGTTGCCGTTCCAAAAGGAAATCCCAAAAATATTCAGACTCTTTTTGATCTGACCAAAGACGGAATAAAGATTGGTATCGGTGAGCCCGACGGACCTGCAGTCGGAACAGCTGCCAAAAATATTCTAACGAAAAATAACCTCTGGGAAGATGCACAGGATAACATTGCAGTTCAGTCAGGAACGGTAAATGAACTTCTTGTTTATCTGAACATGAACCAGGTTGATGCTGTAATTATCTGGGAAGATCTTGTGGACCCTGAAAAAATGGATGTCTTAGATATTCCGGTAGAAGAAGGATTTATTAAAGTTGTACCTATAGGAAAACTTACATTCAGTGAAAATCCCGAAGATGCAATGAAATTTGTGGACTTCGTTTCTTCTGATGAAGGAAAGGCATTTTATCGCGAATGTGGTTTTGAAACTTATCCGTCTGATAAGTATCAGAATATTTAACTTTTTTTTAAAATTGAATTGAGATTTTAGGAGTCCCCAGTTTATGGCAACTGAAGAAAAGAAGAGAGAAGTCAGGGAAAGCCTGATTACCTATAAACCAATAGGAATCATCCATTCCGAACATACAGTGCAGGAAGATACTCCCATTCAGGGAATTTTTAATCCGTCAAAAGGGAGTGTTGAAGTATTTGAGGAATATGCCGAAGGATTAAAAGATATTGAGAAATTTTCCCATCTGATACTTTTATACCATTTTGACAGGTCAACAGGCAGTGAAATCGTCAGAAAACCTTTCCTTGATGAAGAAAAAGAGAGAGGTATCTTTTCAATAAGGCATTTTAACAGGCCAAATCCGATTGGATTTTCAATTGTTGACCTTTATTCTGTTAAGGGAAATATTCTTGAAATTGGTGCTGTTGATATTCTGGACGGCACACCTGTAATTGACATAAAGCCGTATGTTTACCAGTTTGACAACCGCAAGGAAGTAAAAAACGGCTGGGTTGATGATACACACGTGGGAGAGATCGCAGGGTGGAATGCAACTCCCAAAGGTCTGCGTAAGACAGAAAGAACCAGTTTATGATTTTTATGACTGAATTTAAACAATACAACTGGATTAACCTAAGTTTGCCACTTACGTATAAAGTACCAATCAAATGATTTGAATAAATAGCTCAAAAATCCAATTAAAAAGAAATAAGACTGTTCTTAGTGATGTTACAAATGATCAAACATGCAAACAAAACTAAGAACCTATGTAGTTGAGCCTAATGACAATATATCCTTTCCTATTGGCATCATCCTGCTTGTCAAAACACTATATGAAATACTTAATTTTTCAGAAATTTTTGGCAAGCATAAGAAAAAAGGAATAAGTATCGATGATTTACTTATCGCGCTTATCAGTTACAAGCTGACTGATAATTTCAGCATCAAGCGCTCACATGGATGGATAAATCGCTTAGAGGTTTTGCAGATATTTAACCTGATTTCTTTCAGTGAAAGAACGATTTATCGTCTTCTTGAAACAATCGGAGCAAACAGAGAAGAAATCATCTCAGATATTCAGGATAGAATCTTTGATAGGTATGATTTTGATCTCACCGACATCAACATGGACTGGACCAGTATAGTTCTTCACGGAAATAAAGCAGAACTTGGTAAATATGGATATAGTCGGGATCACAGACCTGACAAAAAACAGATAACTATTGGATTGGCTGAACTGGCTAATCCAATCAATATTCCGATAGGAATGACTGTTGAACCCGGAAATCTCAACGATCAGAAACATTTCAAAAAGACGTATCTTCAGGTAAAAGATAGATTAAAAGAAGATTCTCTAGTAATATTTGACAAAGGTGCAAACAGCATTGATAATACTCAGATGATTCGCTCCGATAACCTGCAGTATATCACAGGAAAGAAGCTTAACAAAAGTGATGATAAGATAATTGCAAAATTCGAAGAATATAGTCCTGAAATTATTGATGATGAAGCCGGCATTCGCGGCATTAAAATTGTGAAACCAAACAGCATCAATTACTTCTATTTTTCAAAGAAACTTCAGAAAGAACAACTTGAATCCAGGGCGAGAAAAGTTGTGAAACAGATTAAGGAAGCAAAAACGATTCAGGAATGTATTGAAAAAAATAAAAAACTCCCTAAGAAGTTTCGTATAAATAATTTGCTTGTTGATGTTGATTATTCCATCCAGACAAAACTTGTTCAAATTTCAGAGGATGAAGCTGTAAAACTCCTTGAAGATAAATTAATCACTGGCAGAGAAGGATTTTTCTGTCTGAAATCAAGTAAGAATTTGACACTTGTTGAGGCCCTAAATACATATCGAAAAAAAGACTCGATTGAGAAGATATTCCACTCTTTAAAGAATGAAATTGAAATTAAACCATTGAGAGTCTGGACAGATAACAGCATTTATGGTGCGTTAATCATCGGATTTATTGCACAGCTTTTTATTTCACTGATTCGATTTGAAATCCCGGAAATGAAGCATACATCTACAAAATTCATAAAAAAATCATTATCGAATTTGACAGTTACCATTGATTTGTGGAAAAGAAAGACAAAAAAGTACATTCACTCGAATTTTGACTCCATAAATACGAAGATTTTACTCTATGACTGGGGCATTTCATGATTTTAAAGTAGTAAAATAGCCAACTGTCAAATTCTATTTCCTGACAAAAATTTGAAAAAATCGAATAGAGATAGTGGACAGTATCTTGAGGGGGATTGAACTCTAACTGGCAAAGTTAGGGATTAAGATAATTACCTTATCTTTTTGTCTTCTTCTCACTGCATTTATCGTTGCTCTCCTGCTTTTGGTTGTCACCCATCCGGCTCCGGGTGCAATATTGGATTCTCTTGGAACCAAAGAGATTCAGTTTGCAATATACCTGAGTCTGGTAACATCAATTGCATCGACAATTCTGTGCATATGTGTTGCAGTTCCGGCAGCCTATGCACTTGCAAGATATGAATTCTGGGGTAAAACCTTTGTTAATATGATAGTCGACATCCCTCTCGCCCTTCCCCCGCTTGTCGCCGGTGTTGGTCTTTTGTTATTCTTTGGAACCACAACATTCGGTGATTTCCTTGCGAATATAGGGCTTGTTTTTGTTTTTACGCCGCTTGGGATTATAATTGCCCAGTTCTTTGTAAATCTCCCCTTTATGCTTCGGATTATGCGTTCCACATTTGAAGGCATAAATCCCCGATATGAATATGTTGCACAGACTCTCGGGTGCACTCAGACACAGGCAATCCGGCAGGTGATACTTCCTATGTCTTTAAACGGTTTTTTTGCAGGAGTCGTCATTACATGGGCAAAGGGAATAGGTGAATTTGGCGCTGCTTTGATTTTAGCCGGTGCCACAAGAATGAAGACTGAAACCCTTCCGATATCACTTTTTTTGAACATGTCATGCGGAGAGCTTGAGATGGCTATTTCGGCAGCAACAATTCTGATTGCAATAGCTGTAGTATCGTTATATATTTTTGAAAAATACGGCGGTTCGGCGAAATTCTGATAAATCTGGTTAAGAAAAATGATACACATAAACAATCTTTCAAAGGATCTGGGGGAATTTAAACTTCAAAATGTCAGTCTGGATATTCCGAAAGGAGAATATCTTGTAATTATTGGTCCGACAGGGGCAGGAAAGACCATACTTCTTGAAACTCTTGCAGGTATCTATTCTCCTGATTGTGGAAATATCTGCTTTGGTGACAGGGACATTACAGCATTACCTCCCAGAGAGAGAAATATTTCAATGGTATATCAGGATTTTATGCTTTTTCCACATATGAATGTTGAAAAAAATATAGGATTCGGGCTTAAAAATAAAAAAACCGCACCTGATATAATAAAAAAGCGTGTTGATGAGATTACGGAGATATTTGGCATAAATCATCTTCTTCACAGATTTCCCGGCACACTGAGCGGCGGTGAAAAGCAGAGAACTGCAATATGCAGGGCGGTTTTAATGGACCCTGTTATGCTTCTTTTAGATGAACCCTTAAGTGCCCTTGATACTCAGACAAGGGAGACACTCCGTTCGGAACTCAGGAAGTTTCATGATCTGTTCAAAACGACAATTATTCACATAACCCACAATTATGAGGAAGTTTTTTCGCTTGCAGACCGGGTAGCATTAATGAATGAAGGAGAAATTCTTCAGACGGGTAGTCCCGATGATATATTTGAAAGGCCGGCAACCGGGTTTATTGCAGGATTCGTCGGAATTGAAAATGTATATGAAGGCATTTTTGTATTAAGAGACGGAATTTCTTCTGTTGAAATATTTGGTATTGATATAAGGCATAAAAATTCCCTGACAGTAAAGGAAGGGGAGTCTGCGAAATTATGTATAAGATCAGAAAATATCAGAATATCAAAGGAAAAAGGTTTAGATATGGACTCAAATGTGATATCCTGTAAGATTTTGGATATTATCGATAATGGAAGCTTTGTAAAAATCATTGCCTATGCCGGTTTTATCCTGAATTCTGTTATGATGAAAAAGACATTTAACTCCGAAGAGTTAAAGGCAGGCGATACGGCTTATGCCTGTTTTGATTTTGATTCAGTCCATATACTTCAATAAACCTTTTTTCATTTTTCAGTGAGCAGATTGAATATATTCGCGCCCAGAATTTTTTTTGTCTCTTCTGAAAATTCAGTTTCCAGTATAGACAGGAGAATTTTTGTTCCTCCGTTTGTAGTCCAGATCCCTACTCTTTCCTCTCTTGTCACGAATTTTTCCTCTTC
The genomic region above belongs to Methanomicrobium antiquum and contains:
- the wtpA gene encoding tungstate ABC transporter substrate-binding protein WtpA; the encoded protein is MKKFSSVILVFALICAAVFICGCTGNGEKVSQEQVQPTAAAEKTVLKVFHAGSLAAPMEEMEAAFEADYSDIDVQLYSGGSTKLAKEIVELGKPADVFASADYTLIPSLMVPDFATWYATFAKNRMVLCYSDKSKFADEVTADNWYEVLGREGVAWAFSDPNLDPCGYRSLMTIQLAESNYNDDQIFDNLVAKNSKITTTVKDGVTTIHAIEQDPTFPLSIDEKSVNLITGLSAGNLDYAWEYRSVAEQNAESGIRYIELPEAVDLSSIDYEDTYAKVVVETAGGMMTGKPIVYGVTVPTTADQPENGEKFVEMLVGKTGQDIMNNAGQPPIVPATGFLDVPAGLLASLAVAN
- a CDS encoding ABC transporter permease translates to MLKKSNLPDSCIISFSLIGALIVSLTLISLLYLGIAQAGDIPNLIAVASETKVIDSVLLTMFAGLNAVILLMLAGIPLAYVLARVDFRGKGIVESLVDLPVMLPHTVAGILVYILFMRRGIIGGPLGSVGIVFEDAYPGIVMAMLFVASPYFINTVREGFEKVPVHMENVARTLGATRFTAFRKVVLPLSTRHIFNGCILAWGRAIGEFAAVIMIAYYPMIISTLIYYKFTTSGLKESSTVAFIVIVVCLVVFAGLRYAMKYVGRYDDRV
- a CDS encoding ATP-binding cassette domain-containing protein, which translates into the protein MIEFDCVSLSLGDFSLKDLTFEISKGEYYFILGPSGAGKTVILEAIAGLHRPDSGKIFIRGTDVSLVAPEKRRISLVYQDYSLFPHMTVYENIAFGLCMQKAGKDEIYGAVSEMMERLGISHLKDRYPLTMSGGEQQRVALARSLVVKPEILLLDEPLSAMDPGTREKFMSDLRRLHEDFGITIVQVTHSRDEAWSLASRIAVVSNGKLEQEGTLEEVFRKPVNCIVGKFVGIENVLDGIVVNNPGGLGSIIDIHGVKIRSACDFESGEKIHAYLRGVDIVLSPDMSGSNVENFFYGRVLSVTPHNSLYRVYVDCGFHLCSLLTEREVDAMKIEAGQNVCVFFEESAVHLTGRES
- a CDS encoding putative sulfate/molybdate transporter, which translates into the protein MNKTDTQESKKIKFGINELAGSVGDFGTIFPIILGVALISDVNLSTIFLFFAIWFTITGLYYNMPIPVEPMKAIGAVVIAEGLSAPEIAASGIIIGILFLTLGYLKGMKKIQRFIPESVIRGVQAGLALLLLKTSFHFVVNDLTFAVISVVIVVLFMIISARTRIPDVSALIVMGVGIAAGFIAYGIPTPEMIALPYLVIPNPADFSFAAWNLVIPQIPLTLTNAILATSLLAFDLFKKEAEPDKLAKTIGAMNIVSCPLGGFPMCHGAGGLAAQYRFGARTGGSNIFAGIILLGFAFFFATPSMLLIIPTGIFAGLLIFVALTLGQSAAKTDSWLVTILIGILTPFLGITIAFIVGMLIAYIKKYKKMKTF
- the modA gene encoding molybdate ABC transporter substrate-binding protein, giving the protein MKKFGYVFLSVLFLAGLILVSGCTSNAAETGVQVPAVTDNAEKSLVVYCGAGLREPMEKIAAAFEEKEGIQIKYTYGGSAQLLSQMELLQGGDVYMPGAKAYIDSAAKKGFIEESQDVVYHVLTVAVPKGNPKNIQTLFDLTKDGIKIGIGEPDGPAVGTAAKNILTKNNLWEDAQDNIAVQSGTVNELLVYLNMNQVDAVIIWEDLVDPEKMDVLDIPVEEGFIKVVPIGKLTFSENPEDAMKFVDFVSSDEGKAFYRECGFETYPSDKYQNI
- the tsaA gene encoding tRNA (N6-threonylcarbamoyladenosine(37)-N6)-methyltransferase TrmO, yielding MATEEKKREVRESLITYKPIGIIHSEHTVQEDTPIQGIFNPSKGSVEVFEEYAEGLKDIEKFSHLILLYHFDRSTGSEIVRKPFLDEEKERGIFSIRHFNRPNPIGFSIVDLYSVKGNILEIGAVDILDGTPVIDIKPYVYQFDNRKEVKNGWVDDTHVGEIAGWNATPKGLRKTERTSL
- a CDS encoding IS1634 family transposase gives rise to the protein MQTKLRTYVVEPNDNISFPIGIILLVKTLYEILNFSEIFGKHKKKGISIDDLLIALISYKLTDNFSIKRSHGWINRLEVLQIFNLISFSERTIYRLLETIGANREEIISDIQDRIFDRYDFDLTDINMDWTSIVLHGNKAELGKYGYSRDHRPDKKQITIGLAELANPINIPIGMTVEPGNLNDQKHFKKTYLQVKDRLKEDSLVIFDKGANSIDNTQMIRSDNLQYITGKKLNKSDDKIIAKFEEYSPEIIDDEAGIRGIKIVKPNSINYFYFSKKLQKEQLESRARKVVKQIKEAKTIQECIEKNKKLPKKFRINNLLVDVDYSIQTKLVQISEDEAVKLLEDKLITGREGFFCLKSSKNLTLVEALNTYRKKDSIEKIFHSLKNEIEIKPLRVWTDNSIYGALIIGFIAQLFISLIRFEIPEMKHTSTKFIKKSLSNLTVTIDLWKRKTKKYIHSNFDSINTKILLYDWGIS
- a CDS encoding ABC transporter permease, with protein sequence MKIITLSFCLLLTAFIVALLLLVVTHPAPGAILDSLGTKEIQFAIYLSLVTSIASTILCICVAVPAAYALARYEFWGKTFVNMIVDIPLALPPLVAGVGLLLFFGTTTFGDFLANIGLVFVFTPLGIIIAQFFVNLPFMLRIMRSTFEGINPRYEYVAQTLGCTQTQAIRQVILPMSLNGFFAGVVITWAKGIGEFGAALILAGATRMKTETLPISLFLNMSCGELEMAISAATILIAIAVVSLYIFEKYGGSAKF
- a CDS encoding ABC transporter ATP-binding protein encodes the protein MIHINNLSKDLGEFKLQNVSLDIPKGEYLVIIGPTGAGKTILLETLAGIYSPDCGNICFGDRDITALPPRERNISMVYQDFMLFPHMNVEKNIGFGLKNKKTAPDIIKKRVDEITEIFGINHLLHRFPGTLSGGEKQRTAICRAVLMDPVMLLLDEPLSALDTQTRETLRSELRKFHDLFKTTIIHITHNYEEVFSLADRVALMNEGEILQTGSPDDIFERPATGFIAGFVGIENVYEGIFVLRDGISSVEIFGIDIRHKNSLTVKEGESAKLCIRSENIRISKEKGLDMDSNVISCKILDIIDNGSFVKIIAYAGFILNSVMMKKTFNSEELKAGDTAYACFDFDSVHILQ